One window of the Microvirga mediterraneensis genome contains the following:
- a CDS encoding c-type cytochrome → MPRSLPRLIFWGVLLLVLAAGGALAYISSGIYDIAATKQHIAPVYWALTTARRQSIRARVIGETPPANLTDANVVATGLALYDQHCRQCHGAPGLPPDAIGLGMMPAPPNFAQMARDLSAPEIHWAISNGIKLTGMPAWKFRLTEPERWALVAFLKSSLNITPADYRARRKQPASEEQPKPRQPEAPWDPKDADQRGRVAILQYACETCHVIPGIRGPDAHVGPPLAGIAGQLYIAGVLRNTPDHMIAWLRDPQRIDPLSAMPNLGVSEHDARDIATYLYSLR, encoded by the coding sequence ATGCCACGCTCGCTTCCTCGTCTGATTTTCTGGGGAGTGCTTCTCCTGGTATTGGCGGCGGGCGGCGCGCTGGCCTACATCTCTTCCGGAATCTACGACATCGCGGCAACCAAGCAGCACATAGCGCCGGTCTATTGGGCCCTCACAACGGCGCGGCGCCAGTCGATCCGGGCTCGCGTCATCGGCGAGACGCCTCCGGCCAACCTGACGGATGCGAATGTCGTCGCAACGGGACTTGCCCTCTACGACCAGCATTGCAGGCAGTGCCATGGCGCGCCCGGGCTTCCGCCGGATGCCATCGGCCTCGGCATGATGCCGGCGCCGCCGAACTTCGCCCAGATGGCGCGCGACCTATCGGCACCGGAGATCCACTGGGCGATCTCAAACGGGATCAAGCTGACCGGAATGCCCGCCTGGAAATTTCGCCTGACCGAGCCCGAGCGCTGGGCTCTCGTTGCGTTCTTGAAAAGCTCCCTCAACATCACGCCGGCCGACTATCGGGCGCGACGGAAGCAGCCCGCGAGCGAGGAACAGCCCAAGCCGCGGCAGCCTGAGGCTCCTTGGGATCCGAAAGACGCTGACCAGCGCGGTCGCGTGGCGATCCTGCAATATGCGTGTGAGACCTGCCACGTCATTCCGGGAATCAGGGGTCCGGACGCGCATGTGGGCCCGCCGCTGGCCGGCATCGCGGGACAGCTCTACATCGCCGGAGTCCTGCGGAATACGCCCGATCACATGATCGCATGGCTGCGCGATCCCCAGCGGATCGACCCGCTCTCCGCTATGCCCAATCTCGGCGTCTCGGAACACGATGCCCGCGATATCGCGACCTATCTCTATTCGCTGCGCTGA
- a CDS encoding translation initiation factor 2 gives MRILKCAVGSLLSLTACNTGTRGTMEEVTISASPASARIRTSLGHTCPRSPCVVKVERKAEFTAYAEARGYRPGSLLVKSTLTDKAAPGVIGNAVLPGGSVGLVLDAANGAMLDHTPNPAHIELVPIGRARGR, from the coding sequence ATGCGAATTCTTAAGTGCGCCGTCGGCAGCCTTCTCTCCCTGACAGCCTGCAATACGGGGACGCGCGGGACCATGGAGGAGGTGACCATCAGCGCAAGCCCGGCCTCCGCGCGCATCAGGACGTCGCTCGGTCATACATGCCCCCGGTCCCCCTGCGTGGTGAAGGTCGAACGGAAGGCGGAGTTCACCGCCTATGCCGAGGCGCGCGGGTACAGGCCCGGTTCGCTGCTGGTGAAATCCACTCTCACCGACAAAGCTGCCCCCGGCGTGATCGGCAATGCGGTGCTGCCCGGCGGCTCGGTCGGCCTGGTGCTGGATGCCGCGAACGGCGCCATGCTGGATCATACGCCCAACCCCGCTCACATCGAGCTCGTGCCGATTGGCCGGGCCAGAGGCCGCTGA
- a CDS encoding carbohydrate kinase family protein, with protein MTGRVSERSKVLCLGRVYCDIIFTGLRDMPVLGRERFADDVTVVAGGGAYITAAHLASLGRPSALLARLGTDPLSQGLGPELEGSGIDLAFVERSRDAGPQPTVALVKDGERAFVSRRAGTSRPASLEKALAAPDIAHLHIAEFATLKDNPDVIAMAKNRGLTVSLDPSWDDELIRRDAGFFEICAGVDVFLPNVEEGEALTGETSPETILSVLREHFPLVVLKRGEHGAVASRGATPVSARALPVTVVDTTGAGDAFNAGFLHSWLGTADIEASLAAGIEAGALSVQSPGGAPPRRS; from the coding sequence ATGACCGGACGAGTCTCTGAGCGGAGCAAGGTCCTGTGCCTTGGCCGGGTCTATTGCGACATCATCTTCACCGGCCTGCGCGACATGCCGGTGCTCGGACGCGAACGCTTCGCGGACGACGTGACGGTCGTCGCAGGCGGCGGCGCCTATATCACGGCGGCTCATCTTGCCTCCCTCGGACGGCCGTCCGCGCTGCTCGCCCGTCTTGGGACGGACCCTCTCTCGCAGGGTCTCGGTCCTGAACTCGAGGGCAGCGGGATCGACCTGGCGTTCGTCGAGCGGTCCCGCGATGCCGGTCCCCAGCCGACCGTCGCCCTGGTGAAGGACGGGGAGCGGGCCTTCGTGTCCCGGCGCGCCGGAACCTCCCGGCCAGCCTCCCTGGAGAAGGCGCTCGCGGCGCCCGACATCGCTCATCTCCACATCGCGGAATTCGCCACCCTGAAGGACAACCCCGATGTGATCGCGATGGCCAAGAATCGTGGCCTGACGGTTTCGCTCGATCCGAGCTGGGACGACGAGCTCATCCGTCGCGATGCCGGGTTCTTCGAGATCTGCGCCGGTGTCGACGTCTTCCTCCCGAACGTGGAGGAGGGAGAAGCTCTCACCGGTGAAACGTCGCCCGAGACCATTCTGTCCGTCTTGCGGGAGCATTTTCCCCTGGTCGTGCTGAAGCGCGGCGAACACGGCGCCGTAGCCTCGCGAGGCGCGACCCCGGTCTCGGCACGGGCGTTGCCCGTCACCGTGGTCGACACGACGGGAGCGGGAGACGCGTTCAACGCGGGCTTCCTGCATTCCTGGCTCGGCACCGCCGACATCGAGGCAAGTCTGGCGGCGGGGATCGAGGCCGGCGCCCTTTCCGTCCAGTCCCCGGGCGGAGCCCCGCCGCGCCGGTCGTAG
- a CDS encoding ABC transporter ATP-binding protein, whose product MATIEIDRLVKRYGQTAVVHGIDLAIQDGEFVVLVGPSGCGKSTTLRMIAGLEEISGGEIRIDGRVVNDLQPKDRNIAMVFQNYAIYPHVTVADNIAFGLYRSKLSKSEKRTRVEQVAQTLGLSHLLERRPSALSGGQRQRVAIGRAMVRDPAAFLFDEPLSNLDAQLRTQMRIEIKRLHHRLGTTSVFVTHDQVEAMTMADRIVVMRDGRILQVGSPLELYEKPVDVFTARFIGSPTMNLLPASLKDGHANLSVGGSIKVPPVSATSPEILVGVRPQDLTPATFGVPGLAVSGTVVVVETLGSETLVHIEKGNQTVIGSAPGRQIPKIGEQLTLHAPTERLYYFDKATEKALAAQ is encoded by the coding sequence ATGGCGACCATCGAAATCGATCGCCTCGTCAAGAGATACGGGCAGACGGCCGTCGTCCACGGCATCGACCTCGCGATCCAGGATGGCGAATTCGTCGTCCTGGTCGGCCCTTCGGGATGCGGCAAGTCCACGACACTTCGGATGATCGCCGGTCTCGAGGAGATCAGCGGCGGCGAGATCAGGATCGACGGGCGGGTCGTCAACGACCTCCAGCCCAAGGACCGGAACATCGCCATGGTGTTCCAGAACTACGCCATCTATCCGCACGTGACCGTCGCCGACAACATTGCCTTCGGCCTTTACCGCTCGAAGCTCTCGAAGAGCGAGAAGCGCACCAGGGTGGAGCAGGTTGCGCAGACGCTGGGCCTCTCGCATCTGCTGGAGCGCCGTCCCTCGGCCCTGTCGGGCGGCCAGCGCCAGCGCGTCGCCATCGGGCGGGCCATGGTCCGCGATCCCGCGGCGTTCCTGTTCGACGAGCCCCTGTCCAACCTCGACGCCCAGCTGCGCACCCAGATGCGCATCGAGATCAAGCGGCTTCATCACCGGCTCGGCACCACGTCCGTGTTCGTCACTCACGATCAGGTGGAGGCCATGACCATGGCGGACCGGATCGTCGTCATGCGCGACGGGCGGATCCTGCAGGTGGGCTCGCCTCTGGAGCTGTACGAGAAGCCCGTCGACGTGTTCACGGCGCGCTTCATCGGCAGCCCGACGATGAACCTGCTTCCGGCCTCGTTGAAGGACGGTCACGCGAATCTATCGGTGGGCGGTTCCATCAAGGTGCCGCCCGTCTCGGCGACGTCGCCCGAGATCCTGGTCGGCGTTCGCCCGCAGGACCTGACGCCGGCGACGTTCGGCGTTCCGGGCCTCGCCGTGTCGGGCACCGTCGTGGTCGTGGAAACCCTGGGCTCCGAGACTCTCGTTCACATCGAGAAGGGCAACCAGACCGTCATCGGCTCGGCGCCGGGACGGCAGATCCCGAAGATCGGCGAGCAGCTGACCCTGCATGCTCCGACCGAGAGGCTGTACTACTTCGACAAGGCGACCGAGAAGGCATTGGCCGCCCAATGA
- the argH gene encoding argininosuccinate lyase — MNAGTFNDTSTFPDPVYKETVLRPLFDGAKDHHVEGFRLIDRAHLVMLHETGILTIEQARPIAQALEDIDREVDVGTLTYTGEVEDFFFLIEKQLRTRLGPDLAGRLHTARSRNDIDHTLFKIGLKHRIDPLLERLVHLAETLASVAERESRTLIVAYTHGQPAQPTVFGHYLSAVLETVLRDIARLEASRDIVDRSPMGAAAITTSGFPIDRELMAHLLGFSRPLQNSYGCIASIDYITSTYSAIELIFLHLGRFIQDLQFWTSFEVGQIYVPNAFVQISSIMPQKRNPVPIEHMRHLSSQTVGRAQAMLTIMHNTPFTDMNDSEGESQGFGYGAFESGGRGLALLAALVPSLRIDAGRVRQNIRRSCITVTELADSLVRLEGLSFREAHEIAAEVARAIVAIGGDIAADGYAAFREAFRRCAGRDTTVAPDRFAEIVSAENFVAVRDRFGGPAPKALSQAIAGYNQDIAAIRARMQDAQRRAQASAQDLQSRFNALLGAR, encoded by the coding sequence ATGAATGCAGGCACCTTCAACGATACGTCCACCTTCCCGGATCCGGTCTACAAGGAGACCGTCCTGCGTCCCCTGTTCGACGGCGCGAAGGATCATCACGTCGAGGGCTTCCGTCTCATCGACCGGGCGCATCTCGTCATGCTCCACGAGACGGGCATTCTGACCATCGAGCAGGCGCGGCCCATCGCCCAGGCGCTCGAGGACATCGACCGCGAGGTCGATGTTGGCACTCTGACCTATACCGGCGAGGTCGAGGATTTCTTCTTCCTCATCGAGAAGCAATTGCGCACCCGCCTCGGGCCCGACCTCGCGGGGCGCCTGCACACGGCACGCTCGCGCAACGATATCGACCACACCCTGTTCAAGATCGGCCTCAAACACCGCATCGACCCGCTGCTGGAGCGCCTGGTGCATCTGGCCGAGACCCTCGCGTCCGTGGCGGAGCGGGAAAGCAGGACGCTGATCGTCGCCTATACCCACGGGCAGCCGGCGCAGCCGACCGTCTTCGGCCATTACCTGTCCGCCGTTCTCGAAACCGTGCTGCGCGACATCGCGCGCCTCGAGGCGTCGCGGGACATCGTCGACCGCAGCCCCATGGGCGCCGCCGCCATCACCACGAGCGGCTTTCCCATCGACCGCGAACTGATGGCCCATCTGCTCGGCTTCAGCCGTCCCCTGCAGAACTCCTACGGCTGCATCGCGTCCATCGACTACATCACGTCCACCTATTCGGCCATCGAGCTGATCTTCCTGCATCTCGGCCGCTTCATTCAGGACCTGCAGTTCTGGACGAGCTTCGAGGTCGGGCAGATCTACGTTCCCAATGCCTTCGTGCAGATCTCGTCGATCATGCCGCAGAAGCGCAATCCCGTGCCGATCGAGCACATGCGCCACCTCTCGTCCCAGACGGTCGGTCGGGCGCAGGCGATGCTCACGATCATGCACAACACGCCGTTCACCGACATGAACGACAGCGAAGGCGAGAGCCAAGGCTTCGGCTACGGGGCCTTCGAGAGCGGCGGGCGCGGCCTCGCCCTCCTCGCCGCCCTGGTCCCATCGCTGCGGATCGACGCGGGAAGGGTTCGCCAGAACATCCGCCGCAGCTGCATCACTGTGACGGAACTCGCCGACAGCCTCGTGCGCCTGGAAGGGCTGTCCTTCCGCGAGGCGCACGAGATCGCCGCCGAGGTCGCCCGCGCCATCGTAGCCATCGGCGGCGACATCGCGGCCGACGGATACGCGGCGTTCCGCGAAGCCTTCCGGCGCTGTGCCGGCCGCGACACGACCGTCGCGCCGGATCGGTTCGCCGAGATCGTCTCGGCGGAGAACTTCGTCGCCGTGCGCGACCGGTTCGGCGGACCGGCGCCCAAGGCGCTGTCGCAGGCCATCGCCGGATACAACCAGGACATCGCGGCGATCCGCGCGCGGATGCAGGACGCACAGCGCCGCGCCCAGGCCTCCGCCCAGGACCTTCAATCCCGTTTCAACGCACTTCTTGGAGCCCGCTAA
- a CDS encoding carbohydrate ABC transporter permease — protein sequence MTQAVSSHGSLPMPRIRPGRIVAWTLLFIGGVIMVTPLLFMLSTSLKDASQVYDLRIVPAAPTLDNYFEILGDGRFTRWFVNSMIVAVLVTLSNVFFDSLVGYTLAKFRFRGRYIVFIAILSTLMIPTEMLVLPWYLMASQFGWLDSYWGIMFPGMMTAFGTFLMKQFFEGVPDDFLEAARIDGLNEFTIWWKIAMPLVTPALSALAIFTFLGNWTAFFWPLIVTTSAELYTLPVGLSSFAVEQSIQWEKIMTGASIATLPTLLIFLFLQRYIVRGVMLAGLKG from the coding sequence ATGACCCAAGCCGTATCGTCCCACGGGTCTCTGCCCATGCCCCGGATCAGGCCGGGCCGGATCGTCGCCTGGACGCTCCTGTTCATCGGCGGCGTCATCATGGTGACGCCCCTCCTCTTCATGCTGTCGACATCCCTCAAGGACGCCTCGCAGGTCTACGACCTGCGCATCGTTCCGGCGGCGCCGACCCTTGACAACTATTTCGAGATCCTGGGCGACGGCCGCTTCACGCGCTGGTTCGTCAACTCCATGATCGTGGCCGTGCTCGTCACGCTCTCGAACGTGTTCTTCGACAGCCTCGTCGGCTACACGCTGGCCAAGTTCAGGTTCCGGGGCCGGTACATCGTCTTCATCGCCATCCTGTCGACGCTGATGATCCCGACCGAGATGCTGGTGCTGCCCTGGTATCTGATGGCGAGCCAGTTCGGATGGCTCGACAGCTATTGGGGCATCATGTTCCCGGGCATGATGACGGCCTTCGGCACCTTCCTGATGAAGCAGTTCTTCGAGGGCGTGCCGGACGACTTCCTGGAAGCGGCGCGGATCGACGGCCTGAACGAGTTCACCATCTGGTGGAAGATCGCCATGCCGCTCGTCACCCCTGCCCTGTCGGCCCTCGCGATCTTTACGTTCCTCGGCAACTGGACGGCCTTCTTCTGGCCGCTCATCGTGACCACGAGCGCGGAGCTCTACACGCTGCCGGTCGGGCTCTCCAGCTTCGCGGTCGAGCAATCCATCCAGTGGGAAAAGATCATGACGGGTGCGAGCATCGCCACCCTTCCCACCCTCCTGATCTTCCTGTTCCTCCAACGCTACATCGTCCGAGGCGTGATGCTGGCCGGACTTAAAGGCTGA
- a CDS encoding carbohydrate ABC transporter permease, whose product MSVVAHREAAPGGLWSRMSLGQKQLIWAWGFLAVPLLFYVVIRFWPTFQAFYLSVTDWTITRPASFVGFENYKRLYADPLFWQVFRNTFLYLILGTPISLLISFVVAYYLDRVRFMHSFIRALYFLPFLTTAAAMAWVWRWFYQPVPIGVINDILASFGIPQQPFLRSTTQALPAVLAPAIWAGLGFQIIIFLAGLRAIPSTYYEAARIDGLSEGAILRKITIPLLKPTLVFLVVFSSIGFLRIFDQVYNINTNDPGGPLNSTKPLVLMIYQTAFSSYEMGYAAAQTVVLFLILLVISLVQLRIMRDR is encoded by the coding sequence ATGTCCGTCGTCGCACATCGGGAGGCCGCCCCAGGCGGCCTCTGGTCGAGGATGAGCCTTGGCCAGAAGCAGCTGATCTGGGCGTGGGGCTTCCTCGCGGTTCCCCTTCTCTTCTACGTCGTCATCCGGTTCTGGCCGACCTTCCAGGCCTTCTACCTGTCGGTGACGGATTGGACGATCACGCGGCCCGCCTCCTTCGTGGGCTTCGAGAACTACAAGAGGCTTTATGCCGACCCGCTCTTCTGGCAGGTGTTCCGCAACACCTTCCTGTACCTGATCCTCGGCACGCCGATCAGCCTTCTGATCTCGTTCGTCGTGGCCTATTACCTCGATCGGGTGCGGTTCATGCACTCGTTCATCCGCGCCTTATATTTCCTGCCGTTTCTCACGACCGCGGCCGCGATGGCATGGGTCTGGCGCTGGTTCTACCAGCCCGTCCCCATCGGCGTGATCAACGACATCCTCGCGAGTTTCGGCATCCCGCAGCAGCCGTTCCTCCGCTCGACGACTCAAGCCCTGCCGGCCGTTCTCGCGCCAGCCATCTGGGCGGGCCTCGGCTTCCAGATCATCATCTTCCTCGCCGGATTGCGGGCGATCCCTTCGACCTATTACGAAGCCGCGCGCATCGACGGCCTGTCGGAAGGGGCGATCCTGCGCAAGATCACGATTCCGCTTTTGAAGCCGACGCTGGTCTTCCTGGTAGTGTTCTCGTCCATCGGCTTCCTGCGCATCTTCGATCAGGTCTACAACATCAACACGAACGATCCCGGCGGCCCGCTGAACTCGACCAAGCCCCTCGTGCTGATGATCTACCAGACGGCCTTCAGTTCCTACGAGATGGGATACGCGGCGGCGCAAACAGTCGTTCTGTTCCTGATCCTGCTCGTGATCTCCCTCGTTCAACTGCGCATCATGAGAGACCGCTGA
- a CDS encoding extracellular solute-binding protein encodes MRFRHMLASVALGAITLAATGAKAVEIEYWQYVFDTRVKAMTQLITKFQEANPDIKVKQTTFPYADYQTKVAAAILAGQGPDVVQLFYGWTDNFISGKMIRPLRAEAFPAAEIERDFFPIVNAMKRGNDYYGLPTAVRSLALFYNKKAFKDAGLDPNNPPKNLEELVAAAEKTTKRDGSGNIVSAGLTLDMGGQDHQWWREVLIRQFGGVPYTDNDTKVAYNDEAGLKALTFYTDLQTKHKVGQVGFMDEGQAAFRAGLAAMTIDGTFRLGSFNTIKGFEWGVTELPANAQGVRSNYASYFANAITTKAEGEKLAAAEKFLKYVSSPEAMKIWMDVVGELPARRAAALTPENTAHPVYGPFLKGLEYAHTTLFKDEAAQRQVAIDMANRVLIGKEDPKTSLAKAAEAEQAIIDRAKR; translated from the coding sequence ATGCGTTTTCGTCACATGCTCGCGAGCGTCGCCTTGGGCGCTATCACCCTGGCCGCCACCGGCGCGAAGGCCGTGGAGATCGAATACTGGCAATATGTCTTCGACACGCGGGTCAAGGCGATGACCCAGCTGATCACGAAGTTCCAGGAAGCCAATCCCGACATCAAGGTCAAGCAGACCACCTTCCCCTATGCTGACTACCAGACGAAGGTCGCCGCCGCGATCCTGGCCGGCCAGGGCCCCGACGTGGTGCAGCTCTTCTACGGTTGGACCGACAACTTCATTTCCGGCAAGATGATCCGCCCGCTGCGCGCAGAAGCCTTCCCGGCTGCGGAGATCGAGCGCGACTTCTTCCCGATCGTGAACGCCATGAAGCGCGGCAACGATTATTACGGCCTGCCGACTGCCGTGCGTTCCCTTGCGCTCTTCTACAACAAGAAGGCGTTCAAGGATGCGGGCCTCGATCCCAACAACCCGCCCAAGAATCTCGAGGAGCTCGTCGCAGCCGCAGAAAAGACCACCAAGCGCGACGGCAGCGGCAACATCGTCTCCGCCGGCCTGACGCTCGACATGGGCGGGCAGGATCACCAATGGTGGCGTGAAGTCCTGATCCGCCAGTTCGGAGGCGTTCCCTATACGGACAACGACACCAAGGTCGCCTATAACGACGAGGCGGGCCTGAAGGCGCTCACCTTCTACACGGACCTCCAGACGAAGCATAAGGTCGGCCAAGTCGGCTTCATGGACGAAGGCCAGGCCGCCTTCCGGGCCGGTCTCGCGGCCATGACCATCGACGGCACGTTCCGCCTCGGATCGTTCAACACGATCAAGGGATTCGAATGGGGCGTGACCGAACTTCCCGCCAACGCGCAGGGCGTGCGCAGCAACTATGCCAGCTACTTCGCCAACGCGATCACCACGAAGGCAGAAGGCGAGAAGCTCGCGGCGGCCGAGAAGTTCCTGAAATACGTCTCTTCGCCCGAAGCCATGAAGATCTGGATGGACGTCGTCGGCGAGCTGCCGGCGCGCCGCGCCGCGGCCCTCACGCCCGAGAACACCGCGCATCCGGTCTACGGTCCGTTCCTCAAGGGACTGGAATACGCCCACACGACCCTGTTCAAGGATGAGGCCGCCCAGCGTCAGGTCGCCATCGACATGGCGAACCGCGTCCTGATCGGCAAGGAGGATCCCAAGACCTCGCTCGCCAAGGCGGCCGAAGCCGAGCAGGCGATCATCGATCGCGCCAAGCGCTGA
- a CDS encoding ROK family transcriptional regulator — translation MPKKARAGTPSTIGSNPERNRSHNRRVVLDVVRQLGPVGRMEISRHAHLSTQAVSNIVEDLVADGLLIRTGRLRAGRGLPPIQFAVNPNGGMTAGIEIAADHLSTLLVDIGGRIRAQRSIPLPQNDPETVLPVIKAEIEAAQAQLEAPVPQLLGVGVVMPGPFNVEGMTSVGPTTLSGWLDFDAVARIGAMLGAPVTLENDATAAAVGERLHGVARNLKNFCLIYFGQGLGLGIMIDGRPYRGANGNAGEIGHVLVAKGGRLCSCGQHGCLEAYASFHSLAQHLKAAGIHGIDYADLERLHRERHPVVLAWIDEAAGYLAPQVAMLENLFDPEAIVLGGVLPPGLLEDLVQAMQPLPLSVARRRNRSEARLIHGRTGGLTAALGAAALPLLETMTPRLDTAHAAEREQTNEETSLAG, via the coding sequence ATGCCCAAGAAAGCCAGAGCCGGAACGCCATCGACGATCGGGAGCAATCCGGAGCGGAACCGCTCCCACAACCGGCGGGTGGTGCTGGATGTGGTGCGCCAGCTGGGGCCGGTCGGGCGGATGGAGATTTCGCGCCACGCGCATCTGAGCACCCAGGCGGTTTCGAACATCGTCGAGGATCTCGTCGCCGACGGGCTGCTGATCAGGACCGGGCGCCTCAGGGCCGGCCGCGGGCTGCCGCCGATCCAGTTCGCCGTCAATCCGAACGGCGGCATGACGGCCGGCATCGAGATCGCCGCCGATCACCTCTCGACGCTGCTGGTGGATATCGGCGGCCGCATCCGCGCCCAGCGCAGCATCCCACTGCCGCAGAACGATCCCGAGACCGTGCTCCCCGTCATCAAGGCCGAGATCGAAGCGGCGCAGGCGCAGCTGGAGGCTCCCGTTCCGCAGCTCCTGGGCGTCGGGGTCGTGATGCCGGGACCGTTCAATGTCGAAGGCATGACGTCCGTGGGGCCGACGACCTTGTCCGGGTGGCTCGACTTCGATGCGGTCGCCCGCATTGGCGCCATGCTGGGCGCGCCCGTGACGCTGGAGAACGACGCCACCGCGGCGGCCGTCGGCGAGCGTCTGCACGGCGTGGCCAGGAACCTGAAGAATTTCTGCCTGATCTATTTCGGCCAGGGCCTCGGCCTGGGGATCATGATCGACGGGCGCCCCTATCGCGGGGCGAACGGCAATGCGGGCGAGATCGGGCATGTGCTGGTGGCGAAGGGCGGGCGCCTCTGCTCCTGCGGGCAGCATGGCTGCCTCGAGGCGTATGCCTCCTTTCATTCTCTCGCGCAGCATCTGAAAGCGGCCGGAATCCACGGGATCGACTACGCGGACCTGGAGCGCCTCCACCGCGAGCGGCACCCCGTCGTCCTGGCCTGGATCGACGAAGCCGCCGGGTATCTGGCACCGCAGGTGGCGATGCTCGAAAACCTGTTCGATCCGGAAGCCATCGTGCTCGGCGGCGTTCTTCCTCCCGGCCTGCTGGAGGATCTCGTGCAGGCCATGCAGCCGCTGCCCCTGTCGGTCGCGCGGCGCAGGAACCGGAGCGAGGCCCGCCTGATCCACGGGCGGACCGGCGGTCTGACGGCCGCGCTCGGCGCCGCCGCATTGCCGCTCCTGGAAACGATGACCCCGCGACTCGACACGGCCCATGCGGCCGAACGCGAACAAACGAACGAGGAGACCTCCCTTGCCGGATGA